The nucleotide window TGCATATGAAAAATAATGATCTGACGCAGGAGGAACTAATTGAGTATACTGTAGACATGATGATACATTCATTAAAGAATAATAATCTCATAAAGGGAGGATCAAAAAATGCTAATTAAAAGTAAAACCCCGGATGGAACAAATTCTATAAAAAATCAGATTGTTAACTGGAAACTGTATATCATTTTACTGGTTGCAAGTATTTTAGGGTCCTTGGCAGTACTGCCTTACACCCTAACACTTCAAGGAAGCGTGCTGCAAAATTTACCAGTACCACTATATGTCCTGGTGATTTCTCAACTCATTCAGGCAGTAATACTCTTTGCTATAACCATCTTCATCGGTCTTTACCTGGCCAAAAAAGTTGGATTAAGGCTCCCTATTCTGGAAGGGTGGCTTGAAGGTAGAGAAGTTAAAACTTATTTAAAATCAATACTTGGATTATCTATTGGACTGGGGTTACTCGCAGGAATAATCATAACTGTTTTGGACTATCTGTTTTCTGTTGCAGGGGTGGCAATTAATGTAACTCAAGCTTCCATTAATCCACCGGTATGGATGGGATTTTTAGCATCGTTCTACGGTGGAATAAATGAAGAAATCCTGTTAAGATTGTTTTTAATGACACTTATTGTGTGGATACTCTTTAAGGTGAAAAAAACCAGTGCAGGGAAACCAACCAGGATAGGTATGTGGTTAGCTATTATTTTAGCAGCTATATTTTTTGGTGCTGGACACTTACCAGCAGTAATGACTCTAACCACTCTCACACCACTGGTTATAATCCGTACCATCGTTTTAAACTCAGTGGCGGGAATAATATGCGGGTGGCTTTACTGGAAGAAAGGTTTAGAATCAGCCATGATATCCCATTTTTCTGCAGATATTGTGTTGCACGTAATCGTACCATTGCTGGTATTGATCTAAAAGCGTGATTTATCCATCTAAATCTTTTTTTAACCCGCCAATTAATTTTTTTAACCAATGGCCCCTATTTTATTAATACTCTATCTTAACCAACTATGCCCATTTTAACCAACTAATCCATCTAAGTAACTAATCCATCT belongs to uncultured Methanobacterium sp. and includes:
- a CDS encoding CPBP family intramembrane glutamic endopeptidase, which produces MLIKSKTPDGTNSIKNQIVNWKLYIILLVASILGSLAVLPYTLTLQGSVLQNLPVPLYVLVISQLIQAVILFAITIFIGLYLAKKVGLRLPILEGWLEGREVKTYLKSILGLSIGLGLLAGIIITVLDYLFSVAGVAINVTQASINPPVWMGFLASFYGGINEEILLRLFLMTLIVWILFKVKKTSAGKPTRIGMWLAIILAAIFFGAGHLPAVMTLTTLTPLVIIRTIVLNSVAGIICGWLYWKKGLESAMISHFSADIVLHVIVPLLVLI